The following proteins come from a genomic window of Terribacillus aidingensis:
- a CDS encoding chemotaxis protein CheC, producing MYDLRYITEDQLDALKEAGNIGAGNAATALSTLLRQDIDMKVPAVRICHFNELIESIGGAEQPLAAIYLRIQGDAPGNMFFLLQPAEAELFVHYITGNESFSWSSTTHDDINLSALHEMGNILAGSYLSAISDFAKVNMQPSVPQISVDMGGAILANGLIEIAQESDYTVVIDTVISLSDPNEQQHMIEGKFLLLLDPDAFGHLFHALGVEADD from the coding sequence ATGTATGATCTTCGCTATATAACGGAAGATCAGCTGGATGCATTAAAAGAAGCAGGAAACATTGGTGCAGGGAATGCAGCTACAGCGCTTTCTACTTTGCTCCGCCAAGACATCGATATGAAAGTGCCAGCTGTCCGAATCTGTCACTTTAATGAATTGATTGAATCGATTGGCGGGGCTGAGCAGCCGCTGGCAGCTATCTATCTCAGGATTCAGGGAGATGCGCCAGGAAATATGTTCTTTTTACTCCAGCCAGCTGAAGCAGAGTTATTCGTTCATTATATAACGGGGAATGAGAGCTTTTCATGGTCCAGCACGACCCATGATGACATAAACCTTTCCGCTTTGCATGAAATGGGAAACATACTCGCTGGAAGCTATCTATCTGCGATTAGCGACTTCGCCAAAGTGAATATGCAGCCTTCAGTTCCACAAATCAGTGTCGATATGGGAGGCGCTATTTTAGCGAATGGTTTAATTGAGATAGCTCAGGAAAGCGATTATACCGTGGTTATTGATACGGTCATCTCACTGAGCGATCCGAATGAGCAGCAGCACATGATTGAGGGGAAATTTCTGCTGCTATTGGATCCAGATGCATTCGGTCATTTATTCCATGCTTTAGGAGTCGAGGCAGATGACTGA
- a CDS encoding MinD/ParA family protein: MHDQAAKLRASVQRTSLGRTIAVASGKGGVGKSNFALNFSLALSNLGKSVLLIDLDLGMGNIEILLGKSAKHSFVEMIQNRLKLEQIVEAGPDNLDFIAAGAAMNELFHMDGAGFAHFQKEFERAQQVYDFVFLDMGAGLTEESASFILAADESIVVTTTEPTSMMDAYALIKHIKQRDAELPMHLLVNRAIDKREGQDTAARMKEVIQTFLHIEIMLLGILPEDKQVPKSVKMQEPFLNHKDTKAGPVIKRLAASYLKPAAESTAIERTSFIGRLKDIWMGGTRNGKDPRFGR; the protein is encoded by the coding sequence GTGCATGATCAAGCAGCTAAACTCCGGGCAAGTGTTCAGCGCACTTCACTTGGAAGAACCATAGCTGTTGCCAGCGGAAAAGGCGGAGTAGGCAAATCGAATTTCGCTCTTAACTTTTCGTTAGCCTTAAGCAATCTTGGAAAATCAGTCTTGCTTATCGACTTGGATTTAGGAATGGGGAACATCGAGATATTGCTTGGCAAATCGGCCAAGCATTCCTTTGTGGAAATGATTCAAAATCGTTTAAAACTGGAACAAATCGTGGAAGCAGGACCTGATAATCTTGACTTCATTGCTGCTGGTGCAGCGATGAATGAACTCTTTCATATGGATGGTGCCGGATTCGCCCATTTTCAAAAAGAGTTTGAAAGAGCACAGCAAGTCTATGACTTTGTGTTCCTGGATATGGGGGCTGGATTAACAGAAGAAAGTGCATCGTTCATCTTGGCCGCGGATGAAAGTATCGTTGTAACGACAACTGAACCGACTAGTATGATGGATGCATATGCCCTGATAAAACATATCAAACAGCGCGATGCTGAGCTGCCGATGCACCTGCTTGTAAATCGTGCAATCGACAAGCGCGAGGGACAGGATACAGCAGCTCGGATGAAGGAAGTAATACAGACATTTCTTCATATCGAGATAATGCTATTAGGTATCCTGCCGGAAGATAAACAGGTTCCAAAGTCGGTAAAAATGCAGGAGCCATTCCTAAATCACAAGGATACAAAAGCGGGTCCAGTCATTAAGCGGCTTGCAGCCAGCTATCTGAAGCCTGCAGCAGAATCAACAGCTATAGAAAGAACATCGTTTATTGGCAGATTGAAAGATATATGGATGGGAGGAACTCGTAATGGGAAAGATCCGCGTTTTGGTCGTTGA
- a CDS encoding FliA/WhiG family RNA polymerase sigma factor, producing the protein MINYGSETEQQYWNSWFYKKDSDAANELMRMYMHVVDYHTQRIAAHLPSSVSRDDVRSFGYTGLYDALQKFEPSRDFKFETYASFRVRGAIMDGLRKEDWLPRTVRDKVKKIEAAASKLEQTLERKPTSVEIAKQTGLSREEVEEAVRDALFSNVLSMDDKPARPKQDTQETSYVLPDLKTPQPEDTVLQKELVLQLTDSIKQLNQHEQLVISLFYKEELTFTEIGHILELTTSRISQIHKRAIFKLRESLAKLSAIS; encoded by the coding sequence ATGATCAATTATGGATCAGAAACAGAACAGCAGTATTGGAACAGCTGGTTTTATAAAAAAGACAGCGATGCTGCCAATGAATTGATGCGAATGTATATGCATGTAGTCGATTACCATACGCAGCGCATCGCTGCGCACCTTCCCTCCAGTGTGAGCAGAGATGATGTCAGAAGCTTCGGTTACACAGGATTGTATGATGCTTTACAGAAGTTCGAGCCAAGCCGGGATTTCAAATTTGAAACATATGCTTCCTTCCGTGTAAGAGGGGCAATAATGGACGGTCTGCGGAAGGAAGATTGGCTTCCGAGAACCGTACGTGATAAAGTGAAGAAAATAGAAGCGGCTGCCAGTAAGCTCGAACAAACGCTGGAACGGAAACCGACCAGCGTGGAGATTGCGAAACAGACGGGCTTAAGCCGTGAGGAAGTAGAAGAAGCGGTGCGGGATGCACTGTTCTCAAATGTTCTTTCCATGGATGATAAACCTGCACGGCCCAAGCAAGACACCCAGGAAACAAGCTATGTCCTTCCTGATCTCAAGACTCCTCAGCCTGAAGATACAGTGCTGCAGAAGGAACTTGTTCTGCAGCTGACAGACAGCATCAAGCAGCTGAATCAGCATGAACAGCTTGTTATCAGTCTATTCTATAAGGAAGAATTAACGTTTACAGAAATCGGTCACATACTGGAATTGACAACGTCACGAATATCCCAGATTCACAAACGTGCCATATTCAAATTACGGGAATCACTAGCCAAGCTTTCAGCGATCAGCTGA
- a CDS encoding chemotaxis protein CheW: MAEEIVQDVKVIVFQLKNEEYAVPVTQVGSIEKMEHITRVPNTESFIKGVINMRGVVTPIVDLRSRLGLEETPVDENTRIIIVDLDDTSIGLIVDAANDVVDIPVDKIEEAPQVIGAINIDYIDGVVKLEDRLVILLDLRKVLKFHEIEAIKSIES, from the coding sequence ATGGCAGAAGAAATCGTACAAGATGTAAAAGTTATTGTTTTTCAGTTGAAAAATGAAGAATATGCAGTACCTGTGACACAGGTTGGGTCTATCGAGAAGATGGAACATATTACGAGAGTCCCGAACACAGAAAGCTTTATCAAAGGTGTTATCAATATGCGCGGTGTTGTGACGCCAATCGTTGATTTGCGAAGCCGTCTCGGCCTTGAAGAGACACCGGTCGATGAAAATACAAGAATCATCATTGTGGATCTGGATGACACGTCAATCGGTTTGATTGTGGATGCAGCGAATGATGTCGTGGATATTCCAGTAGATAAAATAGAAGAGGCGCCGCAAGTCATTGGAGCGATCAACATTGATTACATCGACGGGGTAGTGAAACTTGAGGACAGACTTGTCATTTTACTTGATCTGCGAAAAGTCTTGAAATTCCATGAAATCGAAGCAATCAAGTCCATCGAAAGCTGA
- a CDS encoding chemotaxis protein CheA encodes MEVDQYLGVFIEESKEHLQALNQHLLELEKQPEDIGVVNEIFRSAHTLKGMSATMGYQDLANLTHQMENVLDAIRNHQIKINPEILDVVFEAVDSLEEMVLDIESGGAGTKEVSELVSQLAAIESGEAPLQVAAAVAEEKVSDTSGLILDEFELAVLRESEEKGFQTFYTKVTLREDCMLKAARVYMVFEVLESLGEVVKSNPEVSQLEDEAFDLTFEVLFVTKEKKELIEEKVLKVSEIDAISIQNFFIDTYKHAQDEGKEEVTASAHEEKVQETTNEKKAQQSNKTIRVNIERLDILMNLFEELVIDRGRLEQIAEDVKHPELHETVERMARISGDLQSIVLTMRMVSIDQVFNRFPRMVRQLAKDLGKKIDLQIEGAETELDRTVIDEIGDPLVHLIRNSLDHGVETPEVRRELGKPETGTIKLKAYHSGNHVFIDITDDGAGINRKKVTEKAIKNGLITKEQAAIMTDNQVFGLIMQSGFSTADTISDISGRGVGLDVVRNTIESLGGTITINSEEGKGSIFSIELPLTLSIISVLLVEIQKEKYAVPLSSIIETAIIPKADIMYVHNQAVIDFRGRVVPLVSLKDVFQVPEVKEEADHYSVVIIKKGDKSAGLIVDGFIGQQEIVLKSLGNYLTEIFAISGATILGDGQVALIIDSNALIK; translated from the coding sequence ATGGAAGTAGATCAGTATTTAGGTGTATTCATCGAAGAAAGCAAAGAACATCTTCAAGCTTTGAATCAGCATTTGCTAGAACTTGAAAAGCAGCCGGAAGATATTGGAGTAGTCAATGAAATTTTCCGTTCCGCTCATACGCTGAAAGGCATGTCGGCTACGATGGGTTATCAGGATTTAGCCAATTTGACGCATCAAATGGAAAACGTACTAGATGCAATTCGTAATCATCAGATTAAAATCAACCCAGAGATTCTTGATGTGGTTTTTGAGGCTGTAGATAGTCTGGAAGAGATGGTCCTCGATATTGAATCCGGTGGAGCAGGAACAAAAGAGGTAAGTGAGTTGGTCAGCCAGCTTGCGGCAATTGAATCTGGTGAAGCACCGCTTCAGGTAGCTGCAGCAGTTGCAGAGGAAAAGGTTAGTGATACCTCAGGTCTTATTCTGGATGAATTCGAGCTGGCTGTATTACGGGAAAGCGAAGAAAAAGGATTCCAAACCTTCTATACAAAAGTTACGTTACGTGAAGATTGTATGCTGAAGGCTGCCCGGGTTTACATGGTATTCGAAGTACTTGAATCTTTGGGAGAAGTAGTTAAGAGCAATCCGGAGGTTTCCCAGCTTGAGGATGAAGCATTCGACCTGACGTTTGAAGTGTTATTCGTGACAAAAGAGAAGAAAGAACTTATCGAGGAGAAGGTCCTGAAAGTATCTGAGATAGATGCTATCTCCATCCAAAACTTTTTCATCGATACATATAAGCACGCACAAGATGAAGGAAAAGAAGAAGTAACTGCTTCTGCGCATGAAGAAAAGGTACAAGAAACAACAAATGAGAAAAAAGCCCAGCAAAGCAACAAGACGATTCGTGTGAATATTGAACGCCTGGATATTCTGATGAATCTGTTTGAAGAGCTAGTCATAGATCGCGGCAGACTTGAACAGATTGCCGAGGATGTGAAGCATCCAGAACTGCACGAGACAGTTGAGCGGATGGCTAGAATCTCTGGTGACCTTCAAAGTATCGTACTGACTATGCGGATGGTTTCGATTGATCAAGTTTTCAACCGCTTCCCGCGTATGGTAAGGCAGCTTGCAAAAGATCTTGGCAAGAAAATTGATCTGCAGATCGAAGGCGCTGAAACAGAGCTTGACCGTACAGTAATCGATGAAATTGGTGACCCGCTTGTACATTTGATTCGCAACAGTCTGGATCATGGCGTTGAAACTCCGGAAGTAAGACGTGAGCTAGGCAAGCCAGAAACAGGAACAATTAAACTGAAAGCCTACCATTCCGGTAATCATGTTTTTATTGATATTACCGACGATGGTGCCGGAATTAACCGGAAGAAAGTAACGGAAAAAGCAATTAAAAATGGACTTATCACAAAAGAACAAGCAGCAATCATGACTGATAATCAAGTATTCGGCTTGATCATGCAGAGCGGCTTTTCAACAGCTGACACTATTTCAGATATTTCAGGTCGCGGTGTTGGTTTGGATGTTGTCCGCAATACGATCGAATCACTTGGCGGAACTATTACAATCAATTCCGAAGAAGGAAAAGGATCAATATTCAGCATAGAATTGCCGCTGACATTATCAATTATCAGTGTCTTGCTTGTTGAGATCCAAAAAGAGAAATATGCTGTTCCGCTATCTTCTATCATCGAAACAGCAATTATCCCGAAAGCGGATATCATGTATGTCCATAATCAAGCAGTAATCGATTTCCGGGGCAGAGTCGTTCCGCTTGTTTCCTTGAAAGACGTTTTCCAAGTACCTGAAGTGAAAGAAGAGGCGGATCACTATTCTGTTGTCATCATTAAAAAAGGTGACAAATCAGCTGGATTGATTGTAGATGGATTTATCGGTCAGCAAGAAATCGTCCTTAAATCCTTAGGAAACTACTTGACTGAAATCTTCGCTATCTCTGGAGCTACCATCTTGGGAGATGGCCAAGTAGCACTTATCATCGACAGCAATGCGTTAATCAAATAA
- a CDS encoding chemotaxis protein CheD, protein MTEAEILHVGIADAKIASYPQHLRTAGLGSCVGVVVYDKQRGIAGLAHVMLPDSSLAKQTQMNRNKYADTAMDDLIANLLRQGGSRSRFKAKLAGGAQMFSFMSSDEKMRIGPRNIEAVEQKLREYRIPIESKDVGGSNGRTIEFNTDTCGLRIKTVSKEEEII, encoded by the coding sequence ATGACTGAGGCCGAAATCTTGCATGTCGGAATAGCTGATGCAAAAATCGCTTCCTATCCGCAGCATCTTCGGACAGCCGGACTTGGATCTTGTGTCGGTGTTGTCGTTTACGATAAGCAAAGAGGAATTGCTGGCTTGGCGCATGTCATGCTCCCAGACTCTAGTTTAGCTAAACAGACTCAGATGAACCGCAACAAATATGCAGATACAGCTATGGACGACCTGATTGCCAATCTGCTGCGCCAAGGCGGAAGCAGGAGTCGTTTTAAAGCGAAGCTTGCAGGCGGAGCCCAGATGTTCTCCTTCATGTCCAGTGACGAGAAAATGCGAATTGGTCCTCGTAATATCGAAGCGGTGGAACAGAAGCTGCGGGAATACCGCATCCCCATCGAAAGCAAGGATGTCGGGGGCAGCAACGGACGCACGATTGAATTTAATACAGATACATGTGGTTTGAGGATTAAAACAGTTAGCAAAGAGGAAGAGATCATATAA
- the flhF gene encoding flagellar biosynthesis protein FlhF: protein MKMKKYTAATMPEAMIQIRRELGKDAVILRTKELTSGGFLGLFKKKRIEVIAALDKQDVASSARTVSSAISSAVSLEKKETNQAETDFSAEIADLKKELRSVLTNQTRHYALPLQGLYDRLLHNEVHPQIASGLMERLLEDAVNEDEEQRLLDTLIKRFDKVQQPARFEKKFIHLVGPTGVGKTTTIAKLAAKSALVDKKRVAFITTDTYRIAAIDQLRTYAKILEVPLEVAYTLEDYQAAREKLADYDVVFVDTAGRNFKDSAFVKELEQTLDLQNEAETYLTLSITTRASDLSEIYEQFAHLPIKQFIFTKLDEASRYGGILNLVQQAHIGVAYLTHGQDVPDDIITPSASYLAKRVMEATARA from the coding sequence ATGAAAATGAAGAAATATACAGCTGCCACAATGCCCGAAGCAATGATTCAGATAAGACGTGAATTAGGTAAGGATGCAGTCATCCTACGAACAAAAGAACTGACAAGCGGCGGATTTCTCGGACTATTTAAAAAGAAACGGATTGAAGTCATTGCGGCTTTGGACAAGCAGGATGTGGCCAGCAGCGCTCGCACAGTGTCATCAGCTATTTCATCTGCTGTGTCTCTTGAGAAGAAAGAGACAAATCAAGCAGAAACAGATTTTTCAGCTGAAATAGCAGATCTTAAAAAGGAATTAAGGTCTGTGCTTACTAACCAGACCCGACATTATGCCCTGCCATTGCAAGGATTGTATGATCGACTGCTTCATAACGAGGTTCATCCACAGATCGCTTCTGGTCTTATGGAACGCCTCTTGGAAGATGCTGTGAATGAGGATGAGGAACAAAGACTGCTTGATACGCTTATAAAGCGATTTGATAAGGTCCAGCAGCCCGCACGATTCGAAAAGAAATTTATACATCTTGTAGGTCCGACTGGTGTTGGTAAGACGACAACGATTGCAAAGCTTGCGGCAAAAAGCGCTTTAGTCGATAAAAAAAGGGTTGCTTTTATTACGACTGACACGTATAGAATTGCCGCAATCGATCAGCTGCGAACATACGCCAAAATACTGGAAGTTCCGCTTGAAGTTGCATATACGCTTGAAGATTATCAAGCTGCCAGGGAAAAGCTGGCAGATTATGATGTGGTATTCGTCGATACAGCAGGGAGAAACTTCAAAGATTCCGCCTTTGTAAAAGAGCTTGAGCAAACGCTTGATTTGCAGAATGAAGCGGAAACGTATTTAACTTTGTCCATAACGACAAGAGCCAGCGATCTTTCGGAGATTTACGAACAGTTTGCACACCTGCCGATCAAGCAGTTCATTTTCACTAAATTAGATGAAGCGAGCCGTTACGGAGGTATCCTGAATTTGGTGCAACAAGCACATATTGGGGTGGCGTATCTAACCCACGGTCAGGATGTACCGGATGATATTATCACACCATCCGCGTCTTACTTGGCAAAACGTGTAATGGAGGCGACAGCCCGTGCATGA
- the rpsB gene encoding 30S ribosomal protein S2: MSVISMKQLLEAGVHFGHQTRRWNPKMKKYIFTERNGIYIIDLQKTVKKVDEAYNYVKELAADGGTILFVGTKKQAQESVKEEAIRSGQYFVNQRWLGGTLTNFQTIRKRINRLKSIERMEEDGTFEVLPKKEVVGLLKEKERLVKFLGGIKDMERIPDALFVIDPRKERIAIAEAHKLNIPIIGIVDTNCDPDEIDYVIPANDDAIRAVKLLTSKMADAILESKQGEELEDQEAPAEEATEAVSE; this comes from the coding sequence ATGTCAGTCATTTCAATGAAACAATTGCTTGAAGCTGGTGTTCATTTCGGTCACCAGACTCGCCGTTGGAACCCGAAAATGAAGAAATATATCTTCACTGAGCGTAACGGCATCTACATCATCGACCTTCAGAAAACTGTGAAGAAAGTCGATGAAGCTTACAACTACGTGAAAGAACTTGCTGCTGATGGCGGTACAATTCTATTCGTAGGTACGAAAAAACAAGCACAGGAATCTGTGAAAGAAGAAGCGATCCGTTCTGGTCAGTACTTCGTTAACCAACGTTGGTTGGGTGGTACGCTTACTAACTTCCAGACAATCCGCAAACGTATCAACCGTTTGAAATCCATCGAGCGCATGGAAGAAGACGGTACTTTCGAAGTACTTCCTAAAAAAGAAGTAGTAGGTTTGCTTAAAGAAAAAGAACGTCTTGTTAAATTCCTTGGCGGTATCAAAGACATGGAAAGAATTCCTGACGCTCTATTCGTTATCGACCCACGCAAAGAAAGAATCGCAATTGCAGAAGCTCACAAATTGAACATTCCAATCATCGGTATCGTTGATACTAACTGTGATCCGGATGAGATCGATTACGTGATCCCTGCGAATGACGACGCTATCCGCGCTGTCAAATTGCTTACTTCCAAAATGGCGGACGCTATCCTGGAATCCAAGCAAGGTGAAGAATTGGAAGACCAAGAAGCTCCAGCTGAAGAAGCTACAGAAGCTGTAAGCGAGTAA
- a CDS encoding chemotaxis response regulator protein-glutamate methylesterase codes for MGKIRVLVVDDSAFMRKIISDLLSSDDRLEVIGTARNGKDGLDQISQLKPDVVTMDVEMPIMNGLDALKQIMLKHPLPVVMLSSLTKQGADMTIHAMSLGAVDFIAKPSGSISLDLDKVRDELVVKVVAAASSRLSIREQVKAAEVKVFAKAPEKKRADRNLVAIGTSTGGPRALQEVIGKLPAALAAPVVVVQHMPVGFTKSLAERLDSLSAIKVKEAEQNETLRNGVVYIAPGGYHLTIVQADSRLIAKLTLEDPVKGHRPSVDRMFESISSLENVDVCTVIMTGMGADGTEGLRKIKNRQPSVYSIGESAESCVVYGMPRAAAEAGLLHHVCPVQSIASAIQQRINLLEGVNKWK; via the coding sequence ATGGGAAAGATCCGCGTTTTGGTCGTTGATGATTCCGCTTTTATGCGGAAAATCATTTCGGATTTACTGAGCAGTGATGATCGCTTGGAAGTTATCGGAACAGCACGCAATGGTAAGGATGGCCTGGACCAAATCAGCCAACTGAAACCAGATGTAGTAACGATGGATGTGGAAATGCCGATCATGAACGGACTGGATGCGCTGAAGCAAATCATGCTGAAGCACCCTCTGCCGGTTGTCATGCTCTCCAGCTTGACGAAGCAAGGTGCAGATATGACCATTCATGCCATGTCGCTCGGTGCAGTTGATTTCATTGCAAAACCGTCTGGTTCCATATCTTTGGACCTGGATAAAGTGCGGGACGAACTAGTCGTCAAAGTCGTGGCAGCAGCTTCCTCTCGTCTATCAATCAGGGAACAAGTAAAAGCTGCTGAGGTTAAAGTTTTCGCAAAGGCTCCCGAGAAGAAACGGGCTGATCGTAATTTGGTAGCGATTGGTACTTCTACTGGAGGTCCAAGAGCTCTGCAGGAAGTAATCGGAAAACTGCCCGCTGCACTGGCTGCTCCTGTTGTTGTCGTTCAACATATGCCAGTAGGATTCACGAAGTCCCTGGCAGAAAGGCTGGATAGTCTCAGTGCAATAAAAGTCAAGGAAGCCGAACAAAATGAAACTTTAAGAAATGGCGTGGTTTATATCGCGCCAGGCGGATATCATCTTACGATTGTGCAGGCAGATAGCAGACTTATTGCCAAACTGACATTGGAAGACCCTGTGAAGGGGCATCGGCCTTCTGTAGACAGAATGTTCGAATCTATCAGCAGTTTGGAAAATGTGGATGTATGTACCGTTATTATGACAGGCATGGGAGCGGATGGAACCGAGGGGCTGCGAAAAATCAAGAATAGACAGCCATCTGTCTACAGCATCGGTGAATCGGCAGAGTCTTGTGTTGTTTACGGTATGCCGAGAGCGGCAGCAGAGGCCGGACTGTTGCATCATGTTTGTCCAGTCCAGTCAATCGCCTCTGCAATCCAGCAGAGAATCAATCTATTAGAGGGGGTCAACAAATGGAAGTAG
- the tsf gene encoding translation elongation factor Ts, giving the protein MAITAQMVKELREKTGAGMMDCKKALTQTDGDMEKAIDYLRENGIAKAAKKADRIAAEGLTFIATEGNHAVLLEVNCETDFVTKNDQFKTLLNDLAQHILTNKPASVEEASEQKINADQTVGEYINAAIAKIGEKISLRRFALVSKEDNQAFGAYTHGGGRIGVLALLDGTTDAELGKDVAMHIAAVNPRYVSRDAVAADEVEREREVLKTQALNEGKPENIVEKMVEGRLGKFFEEICLLEQSFIKDPDQKVKKYVSDKGASVVNFVRYEVGEGMEKREDNFVDEVMSQVKK; this is encoded by the coding sequence ATGGCAATCACGGCACAAATGGTAAAAGAATTGCGCGAAAAAACTGGCGCAGGTATGATGGATTGTAAAAAAGCTTTGACACAAACAGATGGTGACATGGAGAAAGCAATTGATTACCTTCGCGAGAACGGTATTGCGAAAGCAGCTAAAAAAGCAGATCGTATCGCTGCTGAAGGTTTGACTTTCATCGCTACAGAAGGCAATCATGCTGTATTGCTTGAAGTGAACTGTGAAACTGACTTCGTTACTAAGAACGATCAGTTCAAAACACTTTTGAACGATCTTGCTCAACATATCCTTACTAACAAACCAGCTAGCGTAGAAGAAGCTTCAGAACAAAAAATCAACGCTGACCAAACTGTTGGTGAATACATCAATGCTGCTATCGCGAAAATCGGTGAAAAGATTTCCCTTCGCCGCTTTGCACTAGTAAGCAAAGAAGACAACCAAGCTTTCGGCGCATATACACATGGCGGCGGACGCATCGGTGTATTGGCATTGCTTGATGGCACAACTGATGCAGAGCTTGGTAAAGATGTTGCAATGCACATCGCTGCGGTAAACCCTCGTTACGTTTCCCGTGATGCAGTGGCTGCTGATGAAGTAGAGCGCGAGCGCGAAGTATTGAAAACACAAGCACTTAACGAAGGCAAGCCAGAAAACATCGTTGAAAAGATGGTAGAAGGCCGCCTTGGCAAATTCTTCGAAGAGATCTGCTTGCTTGAACAAAGCTTCATCAAAGATCCAGATCAAAAAGTGAAGAAATACGTATCCGACAAAGGTGCTTCTGTAGTTAACTTTGTTCGTTATGAAGTGGGCGAAGGTATGGAAAAACGTGAAGATAACTTCGTTGACGAAGTAATGAGCCAAGTTAAAAAATAA